In the genome of Podospora pseudocomata strain CBS 415.72m chromosome 7, whole genome shotgun sequence, the window GGCTTGACGTTCGGTGTGAGATCGTGGACGACGACATTCTCGAACCCCGCATCCTCGGCCATCTTCTTGAACACACCGGGGTGTGATATATCATTTGTTGGCATGGCGGCATACTGGTTGATCTTGCGCATCGAGACTGCCATGTCCTCTGGGGAGTCGGCCATCAGATCGTGGTCGTACTCGAATTGGGCCAGCCGGCCGCCTGGCCGAAGGATACGGTAGAACCCGGCGAGCACAGCTTTTGGGTCCGTGGCATGGACAAATGTTTCCATCGTATAAACCCCGTCAAGCGACTCATCCGGCAGTTTCTCCAAGTGGTGATAGTCCATTTTCCGGACTGTGACAGTGCCTTCAGGCAGCCCTGAACGACCAATGTTGcacttggccttggcgatgTGGTGATCAACGACATCGATACCTGAGATGCGCAAGCCATGCGCTTTTGCCATGTGCAATGCGACATGGCCCACGCCGCAGCCCGCATC includes:
- a CDS encoding hypothetical protein (COG:I; EggNog:ENOG503NWPT); this translates as MGTDSETTPLVNANIDLQSYYSSLESRIGYRLLLGGTRHFGYWKHDTYWPFPLSKPLRAMEDKLAELLALPRGAEVLDAGCGVGHVALHMAKAHGLRISGIDVVDHHIAKAKCNIGRSGLPEGTVTVRKMDYHHLEKLPDESLDGVYTMETFVHATDPKAVLAGFYRILRPGGRLAQFEYDHDLMADSPEDMAVSMRKINQYAAMPTNDISHPGVFKKMAEDAGFENVVVHDLTPNVKPITRLFFVLAIIPYLIVRLLGLERHFINTIAAVETYRGLGRWRYIAISASKPGGPLEVSKTR